The sequence below is a genomic window from Sceloporus undulatus isolate JIND9_A2432 ecotype Alabama chromosome 5, SceUnd_v1.1, whole genome shotgun sequence.
TACTGCAAAAATGCTCTGGAATGCAAGAGTTTGGTTTTATTTGCTCTCCACAACTCTCCCAATCAGATAAGCCAACAGCAAAATGAAATCAAAACTAGAGGTGACTAGGACTTCTGGGTTTGGGGTGAGACAAAAATTGTGCCTTCCCCAGCACAATGGCCCAGCATTCgttaagtttattttatttgttttgaaaagtGTGCCATGAAGAATGTAATACATGTCTTAATCTTTCCATAGATATTTTTTCGTGGTtgaggaagacaacacacctttAGCAGTTACTGTAACTCCCTGCGATGCTCCTTTGGAATGGAAGTTGAGTTTGCAAGAGCTCCCAGAAGAGTCCAGTGGAGAAGGCTCAGGTAAACAACCTGAGAGCCTCAAAAAAGTTCTAGTGTTATGACCAATATGAATCTGCAGTGGTGACAGCAGTCTAAGCAGAGTTCCATCTGTAATTTCAAAGAGAAATTAACAGTACAGTCGCCGTTCCATTTTTGCAGACCTGGGATCTATATAAGCAAGGAATATGGATGTAGATGTTAACTTTCAAAACAGAGTTTTCTTAAGGTGGCACAGTCActctaaaacattttttaaaaatatatcaatatttaaaatattacacatAAAACACTTCCGACCATCCATTCCATCAGTAAATTTGAAAAACATTGTTACACAAAGAcctataacaatttttaaaaagataaatggaaCAGAAGGATCTGAGGGCTGgctaaaagaaagaagtaaacATACCTCTTGAAGTGTGTTTACATCTAATAAAAAAGTCAAAAAAAGGGGCTTTGCAGATTGGCGCTTTGCGTcggcctggatatgtgctagggttgcctgagggCGGCACCaccacacaccccgcaaccctagcacgttgcgGCAGTGtgataatggcggcaccctgtatacacggACGCTGCCATTGTGATGTCATGGCTGTGGCACAGCCAAATGGCACGGCACGGGCATGATGTCCCCACGACGCTATAGGGCACTTGGGACACCCTTTCAGTGTcttgggaaggagctccaaaacaaagctcctttttgccgcacgcatcgctggcgtggcctttaCACAGCCATGCCAGTGatgtggaagagaaaggggccaagctatcagggtgtccttggggcatgaagccccaaggacacctctttccaggccacgggggaGCGGTGTTTTGTCGTTTCCCCGAGGCCTAGagaagcagcagattggggcctctggggctgctgctgcggatgcccaggccccaatccagaggggaaaggggctggtGCAGGCTGCCTTAAAGTGGCGGTCTGTATACTGCCAAAGTCACTGAATTAGAGCAGGTTATGGTTGTTATTCAAAGAAAGGAGGGACTGTCTGTGATAAAAATGGAACCTATTACATGGGCACtgaaataaaatgctaaaatatgtaCTGATCTCTGGAATCAGGCCACATTTGGTACATTAGAAGAGTTGCAACGTTTTTCATTTCAAAAGCCAGTGCTATAATAACATTGTTCATAAAACCTCCATCATGAACATATGATGTCCCACAAACTCCTTTTTCCAGTTTTCAGTGTATCTGGAGTGGAGGACAAAGAATGGGGCAGGGGATATAGTAAGGGGGGAAAAAGTTGACAGAAGGAATGAGTTCCTTTCAGACTCATTAGGCAGCAGGTTATTAGGATGTATTTCTTCTGAGAACCTCTAAACCCTTTGCTAACAACCTCTTTGTGTGTCCTCTAGGCGAGCCAGAGCCACTTGAGCAACAGAAACAACAGATTATCAGTGAAGAAGGTACAGAGCTGTTCTCATACAGAGGAAATGATGTTGAATATTTTGTGTCCTCTAGTTCGCCCTCTGGCCTATACCAGTTAGAAATTCTGTCAACAGAGAAAGATTCAAACTTTAAAGTTTATGCCACTACAACTCCAGAGTCAGATCAACCATATCCTGAATTACCTTATGATCCAAGAGTTGATGTCACTTCTCTTAGTCGTACAACTGTCACTTTGGCATGGAAACCTAGCCCTACAGCTTCATTGCTGAAACAACCAATACAATATTGTGTGGTCATTAATAAAgaacacaattttaaaagtcTCTGTGCagtggaagctaaacagagtgcTGATGATACATTTATGAGGGCCCCCAAACCTGGCCTGGACTTTAGTCCTTTTGACTTTgcccattttggattttcttcCAATAGTAACTCTGGGAAAGAGCGCAGCTTCTTAAAATCATCATCAAAGTTTGGGCGACAGATTTATTCAAAGCCACGAGTTGACTTGGAAAAGATATGCATTGGGAACAAGAACATCTTTACAGTGTCTGAACTGAAACCTGACACACAGTATTACTTTGACATATTTGCTGTAAATATTAACTCAAATATGAGTACTGCATATGTTGGCACTTTTGCAAGAACCAAAGAGGAGGCCAAACAGAAGACTGTTGACCTAAAAGATGGTAAAGTTACAGATGTGTTTGTCAAGAGAAAAGGCTCTAAATTTTTACGCTTTGCTCCTGTTTCATCACACCAGAAGGTTACATTTTTTGTTCATTCTTGCCTTGATGCTGTACAGATCCAAGTCAGACGAGATGGAAAACTTTTCTTATCTCAAAATGTTGAAGGCATCCGACAGTTCCAACTCAGGGGAAAGccaaaagctaaatatctcattcgactgaaaggaaataaaagaggAGCTTCTATGTTGAAGATTTTGGCTACCACAAGGCCAAATAAGCAGTCGTTTCCATCTCTTCCTGAAGACACAAGAATTAAAGCCTTTGATAAACTTCGTACATGTTCTTCTGTCACAGTGGCATGGTTGGGTACAcaggaaagaaacaaattttGCATCTACAGAAAGGAGGTAGATGACAACTATAATGaggagcaaaagaaaagagaacaaaatcAGTGCCTGGGTCCAGACTTGaggaaaaaatcagaaaaagtcCTTTGTAAATATTTTCATAGTCAGAATCTACAAAAGGCAGTTACTACAGAGACAATTAAAGGTCTACAGCCTGGCAAATCCTACCTTCTGGATGTTTATGTGATTGGACATGGAGGACACTCTGTCAAGTATCAAAGCAAATTGGTGAAAACGAGGAAATTCTGTTAATACATCCTGGACTGACATACAGCAGAGGAGTTGTGAACTTATTGGTACTATGTAGAGAAgatattaacaataacaattatatatttatgtttaCAAAAGTAAGTGAAGGGACTGAAACTGGTGCTCTCAGTTGGTATCTGACAGTTACATTGTCATGTGTCTGGTGGTCCACGTTTGATGCTCAGTAGATAATCCAGGCAGAAGGAAATTTTGATTACCGCCTTTTTGCTTCCATATTGCATGAAGTGCTCCTAAATTATTTTGTTACTTCAGAGGCTAAAATAAGTAATTCAGTTATCTTGTTATCCTTGTGCGCAGACACATAAACTTCCCACACAACCTCTATCTCTATGTAGACTACAGAGTTATGTAAATTATTTTATAAAGTCTTGTTTGAAATGTCTGTGTTTTCATGATTTTAAACTATAAAAATTCTTTCTCTGTTAAACACAATTCTACACTAAATATTAACTGGACTGTCCCAGAGTCACTTTTATTGTAATGTAAATTCCTATCTgtctaatttttaaatgtttaaaatcttttatgtatttcatgtacaaaattgtCAGACGTTATATCCCTgtacataaattaaaatattagatTATATGTTTCCTTCACattaatattttcatatatgtaGTTGTTTACTCTGACATATTTGAGCATTGTTCGTTAGTAAGCATGTTATATCCAAAGATCACTACAACTACCTTGGAAACATTTTGCTATCTGTTAATAAAACTCAACAGTCATTGAACTAGTGGATACAGCTGAAATACAACTTTTAGCTATTGTGAATTGGGAATTATCTAGCAatcaaatatttaatttaaaatttagcaGCACATCCTGGGCTACTGCTCTTAGCTCTCAGTGAGAAGTAGAAGTTATTAGGCATGATGATGCAGTGTTGAGCACTCCAGTGTTCCATGATTTCAGTGGGAGAATTACGTTAATCTTTATATAGTTCCCAAtgatttaaaagttttattttttactaaaaCATACTTTTTGTTATCAACATCTCATATGGATTTTATCTTGGGTCCAACAAATACTAGTGCAAGTGCACAAGGCATTTCCATCTATGCAAGGAGAAAGCAC
It includes:
- the NDNF gene encoding protein NDNF — translated: MFLLHYSMSYLLLLLPLSSWTQKLPTRDEELFQMQIQDKSFFHHSSVLPDGAEISSYLFRETPKRYFFVVEEDNTPLAVTVTPCDAPLEWKLSLQELPEESSGEGSGEPEPLEQQKQQIISEEGTELFSYRGNDVEYFVSSSSPSGLYQLEILSTEKDSNFKVYATTTPESDQPYPELPYDPRVDVTSLSRTTVTLAWKPSPTASLLKQPIQYCVVINKEHNFKSLCAVEAKQSADDTFMRAPKPGLDFSPFDFAHFGFSSNSNSGKERSFLKSSSKFGRQIYSKPRVDLEKICIGNKNIFTVSELKPDTQYYFDIFAVNINSNMSTAYVGTFARTKEEAKQKTVDLKDGKVTDVFVKRKGSKFLRFAPVSSHQKVTFFVHSCLDAVQIQVRRDGKLFLSQNVEGIRQFQLRGKPKAKYLIRLKGNKRGASMLKILATTRPNKQSFPSLPEDTRIKAFDKLRTCSSVTVAWLGTQERNKFCIYRKEVDDNYNEEQKKREQNQCLGPDLRKKSEKVLCKYFHSQNLQKAVTTETIKGLQPGKSYLLDVYVIGHGGHSVKYQSKLVKTRKFC